Proteins found in one Borreliella valaisiana VS116 genomic segment:
- a CDS encoding ABC transporter permease subunit: MKQDTIIKKIYIALFSIFIVLLIITPALINENLKIAIYKKDPNKVYLKTTKNMPMPPTKENPLGIDKKGRDIMARLIIATRNSILLSLSYATISAIIGIFIGTIIGMFNFEICMLISKPIEALQTLPFFYVVSLVFYYFLKQKTYNMLQTATLLALIHGWIRFAFIARNNTLIIKNLDYVKASEAIGASKIRIILRHIFPEVFSSISSIIPLQMARSLTTFEVVSFLQKQDKSLYPSLGELLNYMEMGNKYLWIWINPLLILIGINIILAIINLQLRKKMKHLISS, from the coding sequence ATGAAACAAGACACAATAATAAAAAAAATTTATATCGCACTCTTTAGCATATTTATTGTATTGTTAATAATTACTCCAGCGCTTATTAATGAAAATTTAAAAATTGCAATCTACAAAAAAGATCCAAATAAAGTCTATTTAAAGACTACCAAAAACATGCCTATGCCACCCACAAAAGAAAATCCACTAGGAATCGATAAAAAAGGCAGAGATATTATGGCAAGACTAATAATTGCAACTAGAAATTCTATTTTACTTTCACTAAGCTACGCAACAATTTCTGCAATAATTGGAATTTTCATTGGAACAATAATTGGCATGTTTAATTTTGAAATTTGCATGCTAATTTCAAAACCAATCGAAGCATTGCAAACGCTACCTTTTTTTTATGTTGTGTCTCTGGTTTTTTACTACTTTTTAAAACAAAAAACTTACAATATGCTTCAAACAGCAACACTATTGGCATTGATTCATGGATGGATTAGGTTTGCTTTTATTGCAAGAAACAACACATTAATAATAAAAAATTTAGATTATGTTAAAGCCAGCGAAGCCATAGGAGCAAGCAAAATTAGAATAATATTGCGTCACATTTTTCCAGAAGTATTCTCATCAATATCATCCATAATCCCATTACAAATGGCAAGAAGTCTTACTACTTTTGAAGTAGTAAGCTTTTTACAAAAACAAGACAAAAGTCTATATCCCAGTCTTGGAGAACTGCTCAACTATATGGAAATGGGTAATAAATATCTATGGATATGGATCAATCCTCTACTCATATTAATAGGTATAAACATAATATTAGCAATAATAAATTTACAGCTAAGAAAAAAAATGAAACATTTAATATCATCTTAA
- a CDS encoding ABC transporter permease subunit — protein sequence MKIFILKNIIYLLINLICASFFCLSLVNFFSNEQQYTPFVKTNILKNYLQYIGIYKSIERYTLIHNFNPKSKLEKNCFLKHIAGNSYIIYKTKNEGILWGDYRYSLLSKGAPTTKVIFQKLFNTLKISIPGALLSYIAAMVLIVIWKIYIQNNLINNFLEYLMLLLHSMPRNLTVFLILSLIYYFNLNPKNLIMGGFAWFFSFFIFNSVIFKQSLEKTLSEFYIKAAKSRGINKLKIILKHALIPSITPLLTNMRPIITTAFFGASMIESMFEIDGIGALYLNSLKFNDYAISKDLIFIGVFIMLIPNIITDILIYKINPYKDTLS from the coding sequence TTGAAAATATTTATTTTAAAAAATATAATATATTTATTAATTAATTTAATTTGTGCATCATTTTTTTGCTTATCGTTAGTAAATTTTTTTTCAAATGAACAACAGTATACCCCTTTTGTTAAAACAAATATCCTAAAAAATTACTTGCAATACATTGGAATATACAAAAGTATAGAAAGATATACACTGATACATAACTTTAACCCTAAATCAAAATTAGAAAAAAATTGCTTTTTAAAGCATATAGCTGGCAATTCATATATAATATACAAAACAAAAAATGAAGGAATACTATGGGGCGATTATCGGTATTCTCTATTGAGTAAAGGAGCGCCAACCACTAAAGTAATTTTTCAAAAACTATTTAATACTTTAAAAATTTCAATTCCAGGCGCCCTACTCTCTTATATTGCAGCAATGGTCCTCATTGTAATTTGGAAAATTTACATACAAAACAACCTAATAAACAATTTTCTAGAATATTTAATGCTATTGCTTCACTCCATGCCAAGAAACTTAACAGTATTTTTAATATTGTCTTTAATATATTACTTTAATTTAAATCCAAAAAATTTAATAATGGGCGGATTTGCATGGTTTTTTTCTTTTTTCATATTTAATTCTGTAATTTTCAAACAATCTCTTGAAAAAACTTTATCAGAATTTTACATAAAAGCTGCAAAATCAAGAGGAATAAATAAATTAAAAATAATCTTAAAACATGCATTAATTCCATCAATAACACCATTACTCACAAACATGAGACCTATTATCACAACTGCTTTTTTTGGAGCATCAATGATTGAATCAATGTTTGAAATTGATGGAATTGGAGCTTTATATTTAAATTCTTTAAAATTTAACGATTATGCTATTTCTAAAGATTTAATTTTTATTGGTGTTTTCATTATGCTTATTCCAAACATAATAACAGATATATTAATCTACAAAATCAACCCATATAAGGACACGCTAAGCTAA
- a CDS encoding septum formation initiator family protein: MTIYKKIAMSFYSGILSYFIIAPIFGERGFVNYQKLDNNLTLIKNHIEKLKEIQKELKARYINLQVSKSEILKEANKLGYYPKNSTVIKTNNNKDQYHQGQILTLQKPLPKNQNFYFISIAIGLIYYFLSSCIIQTKKITKSNKH, encoded by the coding sequence ATGACTATTTATAAAAAAATTGCAATGTCTTTTTACTCGGGAATACTAAGCTACTTTATAATAGCCCCCATATTTGGAGAGAGAGGATTTGTTAATTATCAAAAATTGGACAATAACTTAACACTAATAAAAAATCACATCGAAAAACTAAAAGAAATCCAAAAAGAATTAAAAGCAAGATATATTAACTTGCAAGTATCTAAATCCGAAATTTTAAAAGAAGCCAACAAATTGGGATACTACCCAAAAAACTCAACAGTAATAAAAACCAATAATAATAAAGATCAATATCACCAGGGTCAAATATTAACCCTACAAAAACCCCTTCCTAAGAATCAAAATTTCTACTTTATATCAATAGCAATAGGTTTAATTTATTATTTTTTATCAAGTTGTATTATCCAAACCAAAAAAATCACAAAAAGCAATAAACATTGA
- a CDS encoding DUF4340 domain-containing protein → MIKSKIFSINKEKIKILIIIVLTSTFLLGIIFSNENKVARILEEKFFDFDLNLISKIETELEGTLTKLGKDWMLTYNKQNIPVDNKKVNSLIKALDELQKNKLVSRDQKKHKELGIGENPSFKLFDNNNKLLTEIFVGKSGEGDSRLAYIKGSDENVYLTKNIFLSYKGNSYNTFSDTTLFQEKNTKLENLSLKIIRKLNKENENNINNNYEITTKDGLYFLNNQKMPKERPLNIIAEFKADGLEIDKSKIDDYKLHYKIEVKWSNKSVNNIEVYLNKNEENDKDILIKKDKDEYYYMTSKWTFFDVFNLEKKLIEKDNISSNDNQVDHHEH, encoded by the coding sequence ATGATAAAATCAAAAATATTCTCAATCAATAAAGAAAAAATAAAAATATTGATAATAATAGTGCTAACATCTACATTTTTATTGGGAATAATTTTTTCAAATGAAAATAAAGTAGCAAGGATTCTGGAAGAAAAATTTTTCGATTTTGACTTAAATTTAATTTCTAAAATTGAAACAGAACTTGAAGGAACACTAACAAAACTTGGTAAAGATTGGATGTTAACATATAACAAACAAAATATTCCCGTTGACAATAAAAAAGTTAATTCTCTAATCAAAGCATTAGATGAACTTCAAAAAAACAAACTTGTAAGCAGAGATCAAAAAAAACACAAAGAACTCGGAATTGGGGAAAATCCAAGCTTCAAATTATTTGACAATAATAACAAACTGTTAACAGAAATTTTTGTTGGAAAATCAGGAGAAGGTGATTCAAGATTGGCATACATTAAAGGCAGTGACGAAAATGTTTACTTAACAAAAAATATTTTCTTATCATATAAAGGTAATTCTTATAATACATTTTCAGATACTACATTATTTCAAGAAAAAAACACAAAATTAGAAAATTTATCATTAAAAATAATAAGAAAATTAAACAAAGAAAATGAAAATAATATAAATAATAACTATGAGATTACCACTAAAGATGGCCTTTATTTTTTAAATAACCAAAAAATGCCAAAGGAAAGACCTTTAAATATTATTGCTGAATTTAAAGCTGATGGACTTGAAATTGATAAATCAAAAATAGATGACTATAAACTTCATTACAAAATTGAAGTTAAATGGAGCAATAAAAGTGTTAACAATATTGAAGTTTACCTTAATAAAAACGAAGAAAATGACAAAGACATATTAATCAAAAAAGATAAAGATGAATATTACTACATGACTAGCAAATGGACTTTTTTTGATGTATTTAACTTAGAAAAAAAATTAATAGAAAAAGATAATATTTCTAGCAATGATAATCAAGTAGATCACCATGAACATTAA
- a CDS encoding GldG family protein, with protein sequence MKNKENEVLNLTLNLTIIFLIFCNISIFILKIDFTKHKAFTISKVTKNLFSSANETIYITYYNSGSLENYFAFPNQIKNFLISFSDASKGKVIYKELDADKISTPLEHIGIPSQQIDLRDINQLSILKIYSGIEIIYEGKREVIPIVTEISNLEYDLANGLDKLINNTKKVLGLAFGDSTLKEAHKNFSEIMQKAFGIEIKEIDLKTEKLEDIRKEINGLFIIGAKEIDKEIVEKIDDFIVNDGKIFVATSTIDYNPQNPYGITPIKSKLFDLFESYGIKYHDNIILDKRAPTIFLGGNFQTYYPWILIDKSNIIKKDIPLLKNFYTATIPWSSSLELVKKDEEEVKFLPLFASSKQSWQVKEPNLSNISLNAFEVPNKFDENKLKILGYAIEGKIKSPYKEQYSKNSKIILTGSSMIFSDYMYNGSPSNFELSGRISDYLMQKEEFFNIKSREVRAKLKFPSSSNEMVNAKFSLIIVNLIILPTIILIFGLVRFTKKRKAN encoded by the coding sequence ATGAAAAATAAAGAAAATGAAGTTTTAAACCTAACTTTAAACCTTACAATAATCTTTTTGATTTTTTGCAATATATCTATTTTCATTTTAAAAATAGACTTTACAAAGCACAAAGCTTTTACAATATCTAAAGTTACAAAAAATTTGTTTTCAAGTGCAAATGAAACAATATATATAACATATTACAATTCAGGAAGCCTTGAAAACTATTTCGCCTTTCCAAACCAAATAAAAAATTTTTTAATAAGTTTTTCTGATGCTTCAAAAGGAAAAGTAATTTATAAAGAACTTGATGCCGATAAAATTTCAACACCCTTAGAGCACATCGGCATTCCTTCTCAGCAAATCGACTTAAGAGATATTAATCAACTCTCAATACTCAAAATATATTCAGGAATTGAAATTATTTACGAAGGAAAAAGAGAAGTAATACCAATCGTAACAGAAATCAGTAATTTAGAATATGACCTTGCAAATGGGCTTGACAAGCTAATAAACAATACAAAAAAAGTTTTAGGACTTGCTTTTGGAGACAGCACTTTAAAAGAAGCCCACAAAAACTTTTCTGAAATAATGCAAAAAGCATTTGGTATTGAAATAAAAGAAATAGATTTAAAAACTGAAAAATTAGAAGACATAAGAAAAGAAATAAATGGATTATTCATTATTGGTGCTAAAGAAATTGATAAAGAGATTGTAGAAAAAATTGACGATTTTATTGTTAACGATGGAAAAATATTTGTTGCAACAAGCACAATTGATTACAATCCTCAAAATCCATATGGCATAACTCCTATTAAATCTAAGCTATTTGATCTATTTGAAAGCTATGGTATAAAATACCATGATAATATTATTCTTGATAAAAGAGCACCCACTATCTTTTTAGGTGGCAATTTTCAAACTTACTATCCATGGATCTTAATAGACAAAAGCAATATTATAAAAAAAGACATACCATTACTAAAAAATTTTTATACTGCTACAATTCCTTGGAGTAGCTCATTAGAACTTGTCAAAAAAGATGAAGAAGAAGTAAAATTTTTACCTCTCTTTGCAAGCTCTAAACAATCATGGCAAGTTAAAGAACCCAATCTTTCAAACATATCTTTGAATGCATTCGAAGTCCCAAATAAATTTGATGAGAATAAACTCAAAATACTAGGATATGCAATTGAAGGAAAAATTAAAAGTCCTTATAAAGAACAATATTCCAAAAATTCTAAAATAATCTTAACAGGATCAAGCATGATATTTAGTGATTATATGTACAACGGTTCTCCATCAAATTTCGAACTATCAGGAAGAATTTCAGACTATTTAATGCAAAAGGAAGAATTTTTTAATATTAAGTCCAGAGAAGTAAGAGCTAAATTAAAATTTCCAAGCTCCTCAAACGAAATGGTCAATGCAAAGTTTTCATTAATAATTGTTAATTTAATTATTCTTCCAACAATAATATTAATATTTGGACTTGTTAGATTTACTAAAAAAAGAAAAGCAAATTAA
- a CDS encoding ABC transporter permease, whose protein sequence is MKIDLKQSLSLSKKELKILFGTPTAYVVMLFFLIFINFSFIFLSGFFIKDNASLTSYFSSMPIILMLVLPALSMGVFSEEHKTGSIELLYALPLSPQEIVLGKFITLKIFTLILFSLTLPLTIMTIFMGEFDLGIILLQYLGIILYSLSVLSMGTFISSITKSQIVSYILTVFILILILFSGKLVMIFGKENIIGEMLNFISITNHFSYFNMGILNLSDFIYFITFTITFLILTTHSITLKKWR, encoded by the coding sequence ATGAAAATAGATTTAAAGCAATCTTTATCGCTTTCTAAAAAAGAACTAAAAATATTATTTGGAACTCCAACTGCATACGTTGTGATGCTATTTTTTTTAATATTCATAAACTTTTCATTTATCTTTTTATCAGGATTTTTTATTAAAGACAATGCATCTCTTACCTCTTATTTTTCTTCAATGCCTATTATTTTGATGTTAGTGCTGCCAGCACTTAGCATGGGAGTGTTCTCAGAAGAGCATAAAACAGGAAGCATTGAACTTCTTTATGCTCTACCACTAAGCCCTCAAGAAATAGTCTTAGGCAAATTTATTACGCTTAAAATATTTACCTTAATACTATTCTCACTTACCTTACCTCTTACAATAATGACAATTTTCATGGGCGAATTTGATCTTGGAATAATATTGCTTCAATATTTAGGGATAATTCTTTATTCTCTCTCGGTTTTAAGCATGGGAACATTTATTTCGTCTATTACAAAAAGTCAAATAGTCTCTTACATTTTAACCGTATTTATACTGATCTTAATACTATTTTCTGGGAAATTGGTTATGATCTTTGGGAAAGAAAATATAATAGGAGAAATGCTTAATTTTATTTCAATAACTAATCACTTTAGCTATTTTAATATGGGCATACTAAACTTATCAGACTTTATTTATTTTATTACATTCACAATCACGTTTTTAATACTAACCACACACAGCATAACGCTAAAAAAATGGAGATAA
- a CDS encoding ABC transporter ATP-binding protein encodes MINVEKVSKMYGSFTALFNVSFKVKEGEVLGILGPNGAGKSTLIKILTSFHYPSKGNVKIFKKDIVEYSKEILQHIGYVPEKLALYPELSVKEYLKFISEIKGVKKIKKEIDKAISIFKLKEVEDKLISQLSKGFKQRVGIAGALINNPKLVILDEPTNGLDPNQIIEFKEFLRELEKKSTILFSSHILSEVESICKRIIIVNNGVIVADDTKENIIKNKLKEIEIELIVSKNSENEKKFFNSKNDIFTLIQLEDHEKDLNISLKLSQGKTEEDLFSYIVKNNIILKAMIPKHESLEKIFSKLTKERKK; translated from the coding sequence ATGATAAATGTAGAAAAAGTTAGCAAAATGTATGGTTCATTTACAGCGCTATTTAATGTTAGCTTTAAGGTTAAAGAAGGCGAAGTGCTTGGCATACTTGGCCCAAACGGAGCCGGAAAGTCCACATTAATCAAAATCTTGACATCATTTCATTATCCAAGCAAAGGTAATGTAAAAATTTTTAAAAAAGACATTGTAGAGTATTCAAAAGAAATACTACAACACATAGGATATGTTCCTGAAAAACTAGCTCTTTACCCAGAACTTTCTGTTAAAGAATATTTAAAGTTTATATCAGAAATAAAAGGTGTTAAAAAAATAAAAAAAGAAATTGACAAAGCAATAAGCATATTCAAATTAAAAGAAGTTGAAGATAAGCTGATTTCTCAACTTTCAAAAGGATTTAAACAAAGAGTAGGAATAGCGGGTGCTTTAATAAACAATCCTAAACTTGTAATACTCGATGAGCCAACAAATGGTCTTGATCCAAATCAAATAATTGAATTTAAAGAATTCTTAAGAGAACTTGAAAAAAAAAGTACAATATTATTCTCTTCACACATACTAAGCGAAGTAGAATCTATTTGTAAAAGAATAATTATTGTAAACAACGGGGTAATTGTTGCTGATGACACAAAAGAAAATATTATTAAAAATAAACTTAAGGAGATTGAAATAGAATTAATAGTTTCAAAAAACTCCGAAAATGAAAAAAAATTTTTCAATAGCAAAAATGATATTTTTACATTAATACAACTTGAAGATCACGAGAAAGACTTAAACATTTCATTAAAACTATCTCAAGGAAAAACAGAAGAAGATCTTTTTAGCTACATAGTAAAAAATAATATCATCTTAAAAGCAATGATCCCAAAACATGAAAGCCTTGAAAAGATATTTAGTAAATTAACCAAGGAGAGAAAAAAATGA
- a CDS encoding ribonuclease Z, which yields MGFNINIIGTGGTRPLHNRYLSSVLIEYNGDNFLFDCGEGTQMSLRKQKISWQKIKMICITHLHADHITGLLGIIMLMSQSGETRKDPLIIAGPVGIKNYAKANIEMLKIYKNYEIIYKEIIIDKTEKIIYEDKTKKIEYTGLKHSIECVGYLFIEKDKPGKFNTEKAEELNIPKGPIRKTLQDGKEILINGKIIKPSEILGKSRKGLKVAYITDTGYFKELIQQIKNFNLVIIESTFKNELKKEADKKLHLTASRAANIVKQAKVLQTGLIHFSERYTLRKDLENLLKEAKLEYPDGEIFLTKDGMRLEASKNNFIIK from the coding sequence TTGGGATTCAACATTAACATTATAGGAACTGGGGGAACAAGACCGCTCCACAATAGATATTTGTCATCCGTACTAATCGAATACAATGGGGACAATTTTTTATTCGATTGTGGAGAAGGAACTCAAATGTCTTTAAGAAAACAAAAAATATCTTGGCAAAAAATAAAAATGATTTGTATTACACACTTACATGCTGATCACATTACAGGGCTACTTGGAATAATAATGCTAATGTCACAAAGTGGAGAAACAAGAAAAGACCCATTAATAATCGCTGGACCTGTTGGAATAAAAAACTATGCAAAAGCTAATATAGAAATGCTTAAAATATATAAAAATTATGAAATAATTTATAAAGAAATAATCATAGATAAAACTGAAAAAATAATATATGAAGATAAAACAAAAAAAATTGAATACACCGGGCTAAAACATTCAATAGAATGTGTTGGATATTTATTTATAGAAAAAGATAAGCCTGGCAAATTCAATACAGAAAAAGCAGAAGAGTTAAATATTCCCAAAGGGCCTATTAGGAAAACCCTACAAGATGGAAAAGAAATACTAATAAACGGAAAAATTATAAAACCATCAGAAATACTTGGAAAATCTAGAAAAGGATTAAAAGTTGCGTACATTACAGATACTGGTTATTTTAAAGAGCTAATACAGCAAATCAAAAATTTTAACCTTGTAATAATTGAGAGCACATTTAAAAATGAGCTTAAAAAGGAAGCAGATAAAAAACTTCACTTAACAGCGAGTAGAGCTGCAAATATTGTCAAGCAAGCAAAAGTTTTACAAACAGGACTTATTCATTTTAGTGAAAGATATACATTAAGAAAAGATCTTGAAAACTTACTAAAGGAGGCAAAATTGGAATATCCAGATGGAGAAATTTTTTTAACAAAAGATGGAATGAGGCTTGAAGCAAGCAAAAATAACTTTATTATTAAATAG
- a CDS encoding NAD(P)/FAD-dependent oxidoreductase, giving the protein MHYEFAVIGGGIAGSTVTYELLKRNKKVILFDDEDTKATIVAGGLINPIMGRKMNIAWKESHIFEFAKNYYQEIEKTIKSNFFIEKNIFRPFTTENQKNNLIDRLENDKNMTNFILKIKDGKIYNFSKDSNGGMVIKGARINTKIYIKNIKKYLIKKKSYIKKNIDENKIKLEESFFKIEDFKFEKLIFAKGYKEKLKGFFSYLPFEPAKGEIIILECKKLNFKEVYNRHVSLIHLKGNKFYLGGTYEWNTWNTLTNEWAKLELLEKFKKITNLKCKVIAQKAHIRPSTLDREPFLGEHPKHKNIFILNGFGTRGISMAPYLSNLLVDNIEKIDKIPNHYNIKRYANYYNNVQHF; this is encoded by the coding sequence ATGCATTATGAATTTGCAGTTATTGGGGGGGGAATAGCAGGAAGCACCGTTACTTACGAACTTCTTAAAAGAAATAAAAAAGTAATTCTTTTTGATGATGAAGATACAAAAGCAACAATAGTAGCAGGTGGACTTATTAATCCTATTATGGGCAGAAAAATGAACATTGCATGGAAAGAATCGCATATTTTTGAATTTGCAAAAAATTACTATCAAGAAATTGAAAAAACCATTAAATCTAATTTTTTTATAGAAAAAAATATCTTTAGACCATTTACTACTGAAAATCAAAAAAATAACCTGATTGATAGACTTGAAAATGATAAAAACATGACAAACTTTATTTTGAAAATAAAAGATGGCAAAATTTATAATTTCTCAAAAGACTCTAACGGAGGAATGGTAATAAAAGGCGCTAGGATTAATACAAAAATCTATATAAAAAATATTAAAAAATATTTAATCAAAAAAAAATCATACATAAAAAAAAATATCGATGAAAATAAAATTAAACTTGAAGAAAGTTTTTTCAAAATAGAAGATTTCAAATTTGAAAAATTAATATTTGCAAAAGGATATAAAGAAAAACTTAAAGGATTTTTTTCTTACCTACCATTTGAGCCTGCAAAAGGTGAAATCATAATATTAGAATGCAAGAAATTAAATTTTAAAGAAGTTTACAATAGACACGTATCTTTAATTCACCTAAAGGGGAATAAATTTTACCTTGGAGGTACTTACGAATGGAATACTTGGAATACACTTACAAATGAATGGGCAAAATTAGAATTATTGGAAAAATTTAAAAAAATAACAAATCTAAAATGCAAAGTCATTGCTCAAAAAGCACACATAAGGCCTTCAACTCTTGACAGAGAACCTTTCTTGGGAGAACACCCAAAGCATAAAAATATCTTCATACTAAATGGTTTTGGAACAAGAGGTATATCTATGGCACCATACTTATCCAATTTATTAGTTGACAATATTGAAAAAATTGACAAAATTCCAAATCATTATAATATTAAAAGATACGCAAACTATTACAATAATGTGCAACATTTTTAA
- a CDS encoding ATP-dependent Clp protease proteolytic subunit, producing the protein MTSKEDDNSSVLHDQSLKLVLKSRSIVIAGEITKDVSRLFQEKILLLETLDFKKPIFVYIDSEGGDIDAGFAIFNMIRFVKPKVFTVGVGLVASAAALIFLAAKLENRFSLPFARYLLHQPLSGFKGVATDIEIYTNELNKVKKELNNIISKETGQKISKIEKDTDRDFWLDSGAAKKYGLVFEVVETKCQLEEFISA; encoded by the coding sequence ATGACCAGTAAAGAAGATGATAATAGTAGTGTTTTGCATGATCAGTCATTGAAATTAGTTTTAAAGAGCAGATCAATAGTAATTGCTGGTGAGATTACCAAGGATGTTTCTCGGCTTTTTCAGGAAAAAATATTATTATTAGAGACCTTAGATTTTAAAAAGCCTATATTTGTATATATTGATTCAGAAGGAGGCGATATTGATGCTGGATTTGCTATTTTTAATATGATTCGTTTTGTTAAGCCCAAAGTTTTTACAGTTGGAGTAGGACTTGTTGCTAGTGCCGCTGCTTTAATTTTTTTGGCTGCAAAATTAGAAAATAGATTTTCATTGCCTTTCGCCAGGTATTTATTGCATCAACCTTTGAGTGGATTTAAAGGAGTTGCCACAGATATTGAGATTTATACTAATGAGTTAAATAAAGTTAAAAAAGAACTTAATAATATTATCTCAAAAGAAACAGGTCAAAAAATTTCTAAAATAGAAAAGGATACTGATAGGGATTTTTGGTTAGACAGTGGCGCTGCAAAAAAGTATGGACTTGTATTTGAAGTTGTTGAAACAAAGTGTCAACTTGAAGAGTTTATTTCTGCTTAG
- a CDS encoding undecaprenyl phosphate translocase family protein — MLNIYIKGILLGIANIIPGVSGATLALMLKIYYKIVNSISEILKFAEIKKNLMFLTILATGMLTSILLAAKIFKAYVFDNGIIEALLMAFFIGLTFGNMLTLKPKISIKEINSNTKILKHLLFFIGMVIIVLFLIIKESNIQLQSTILQDKNSIKYYLLLISSGTISGASMILPGISGSAMLLLLGFYKEIILIISEFNIALITIFAISLTIGIITSILIIKKIIDNHLNNFIYLSKGLIFGSILQMILIVLKLNFKSDFTSFTSLGIALILGMLTNKKIAEKCK; from the coding sequence ATGCTTAATATTTATATCAAGGGAATTTTACTTGGAATTGCAAACATAATCCCAGGGGTCTCTGGGGCAACACTGGCCTTAATGCTAAAAATTTACTACAAAATAGTAAATTCTATCTCAGAAATCTTAAAATTCGCAGAAATTAAAAAAAATTTAATGTTTTTAACTATTTTGGCAACAGGAATGTTAACCTCAATATTATTGGCTGCAAAAATATTTAAAGCTTATGTCTTTGACAATGGAATAATAGAAGCATTGCTAATGGCATTTTTCATAGGATTAACATTTGGGAATATGTTAACACTAAAACCAAAAATATCTATAAAAGAAATAAATAGTAATACAAAAATATTAAAGCATTTGTTGTTTTTTATTGGCATGGTCATTATTGTACTTTTCTTAATAATCAAAGAATCTAATATACAATTGCAAAGTACAATACTTCAAGACAAAAACTCAATAAAATATTATTTATTATTAATATCCTCTGGAACAATAAGCGGAGCATCAATGATCTTACCAGGAATCTCAGGATCTGCAATGCTTCTACTACTTGGCTTTTATAAAGAAATAATACTCATTATATCCGAATTTAACATTGCTCTTATTACAATATTTGCAATATCTCTAACAATAGGAATAATTACATCAATATTAATAATAAAGAAAATAATAGATAATCACTTAAACAATTTTATTTATTTATCAAAAGGCCTAATTTTTGGATCAATTCTGCAAATGATATTAATAGTATTAAAATTAAATTTTAAATCCGACTTTACATCTTTTACATCTTTAGGAATAGCACTTATCCTAGGAATGCTTACAAACAAAAAAATAGCCGAAAAATGTAAATAA
- a CDS encoding nucleoside triphosphate pyrophosphohydrolase family protein, translating to MELNEYQEKAKKTAKYKNKKEELILTTLGLAGETGEVVEKIKKLGRDKNYIIDDEYLMSIKKELGDVLWYLSTLSNNLGITLEDVALTNLKKIKKRHENGTINGEGDDR from the coding sequence ATGGAGTTAAACGAATACCAAGAAAAAGCAAAAAAAACTGCTAAGTACAAAAATAAAAAAGAAGAATTAATTTTAACAACACTTGGTCTTGCTGGTGAAACTGGAGAAGTTGTTGAAAAAATAAAAAAATTAGGAAGAGACAAAAATTACATTATTGATGATGAGTATTTGATGTCAATTAAAAAAGAGCTCGGAGATGTTTTATGGTACTTGTCAACTTTAAGCAACAATTTAGGTATTACACTTGAAGATGTTGCCCTTACAAACCTAAAAAAAATAAAAAAGCGACATGAAAATGGAACAATAAATGGTGAGGGTGATGACAGATAA